CCCGGTCCCGAGGAATGAGACAGGAAATCCGCAAATTTGAGGTGCTGATCATATCAATATTCGCACCAGTTCGCGCTAGAGCACTGAACATCCGATAGGCAATTCTGGGATCACTGGCAATGCCAGCACCAACAATGGATATTTTTCCCATGGAATCGTCAAATTTGGCCTCCCGAAAAGAAATCATTTCCCCAAGATGCGCCACCGCTCTTCGGGCCTTTCCCTCATCCTCTTTGGCAACCACAAAGGCCACATCTTTTTCCACTCCCCGACCTTCACTCTGGATGATCATATCGATAAAAACTGAAAAATCAGCCAACACCTTAAAGATAGAAGCCGCCACTCCAGGTTGGTTGGGAACCCCCAGAAGTACCACTTTCATCACTTCTTTGGTATGCGTTACCGCCTTTACTTTCACATCCTCCATCACTTCGACCTCCTCGACCCAGGTTCCTTCATCCTCACAGAACGTGGAACGAACATGAACGCGCACACCGTAGCGCTGAGAAAAATCGACGGCTCGAAGTTGAAGAACTTTGGCTCCCAGGTTCGCCATCTCGGACATCTCATCATAAGAAATGGAGGGGATTTTGCGAGCTTCAGGAACAACCCGAGGATCAGCCGTATATACTCCATTCACGTCAGTGTAAATCTCGCAAAAATCAGCCCCCAAAGCTGCCGCCAAAGCGCAGGCAGTAGTGTCACTTCCTCCTCTTCCCAAGGTGGTGATATCCTCATTGGCTGTTTTTCCCTGAAAACCCGCCACAACCACGACTTGACCTTCCTCAAGATACTTTAAGATCCGGCTCACCTCAATGTGGACAATTTTCGCCTTGGTGTGCATTCCGGTGGTGATAATGCCTGCCTGTCCACCAGTGAGAGAAATAGCGCGAACCCCTCTTGCAAAAAGTGCCATACAGAGTAGCGCCACCGAGACCTGTTCGCCTGTGGCAAGGAGCATATCCAGTTCTCGTTCCGGTGGAGAAGAACAAATAGAGTGAGCCATAGAAAGCAAGGTATCAGTGGTTTTCCCCATCGCTGAAACCACCACCACCAATTTATGGCCGGCCTGCCAGTATTTTTTCACCTTCTCCGCCACAAAATGAATTTTATCCAGATCTGCCACTGAAGAACCACCGTACTTCTGCACAATGACGCTCATAACAGCTTCACCACCGCTCCCCTCTCAACCCATTGAACCCTTTTCAATACCACTTCCCCTCCACCTTGAGCGTGGAAAAGAGTCTGAATTTCTCCAACCTCTTCCTCAGCCAGAGGCCGACGTAAAAAAAGGACTACGGTTGGTCCGGAACCGCTGATCGCTGCATTTCCTAAGCCCATTCTCTGGACGTACTCTTTTACCTCAAAAAATCCTTTGATTGCTTTTCCTCGATAGGGTTGATGAAGATAATCTTCAAGCGCCAGGAGAAAACCGTCAAAATCCCCCTCAAAAAGGCTCCCCAGAAGATAGGCCAGATGAGAAAGATTGAACACCACCTGCTGGCGGGGATATGTCTCAGGAAGCAGTTTGCGCATGGCCGCAGTGCTCAATCCATACTGAGGAACACACAAAACGATTTCCGCATTGGGGAAAAAGGAAAACTTACGATAATACATTTTCCCCTCGTATGGCATGGCCACGGTAAAACCACCCAGAAAAGCGGGAAGAACATTGTCAGGATGTCCCTCGATTTCACAGGCTATGCGAATCATTTCCTCTAAAGATAAAACGCTCCCAGCAATAAAATTGGCTACAGTAACTCCTGCTACAATACAGGCTGCACTGCTTCCCAGGCCCCGAGCCACCGGAATGTCATTAAATGCTTCAACCCGAAACCCAACCGGTGGGAAGTGCAACTTCTCCCACACCGTTCTCACAGTCCGATACAGAAGATGGTTTTCTGAAAAAGGAATCGTTTCTGCCCCTTCTCCCCGATGAAGTATGGCGAAAGAGCCGTCTTCATTCACGTTCACCTGTACCCGATAATAAAGATCAAGCGCCATCCCCAGAACATCAAACCCACAACCGATATTGGCCGTCGTCGCTGGAACATTCACCTCGAAAATCATACTCTTCCCCTAAAACCCCAGAACCCGTACCACTTCCTCCACCGAAGCACCAACCTCCTCAATCCGTCCTTCACACTGTTT
The genomic region above belongs to Atribacterota bacterium and contains:
- the thrB gene encoding homoserine kinase — encoded protein: MIFEVNVPATTANIGCGFDVLGMALDLYYRVQVNVNEDGSFAILHRGEGAETIPFSENHLLYRTVRTVWEKLHFPPVGFRVEAFNDIPVARGLGSSAACIVAGVTVANFIAGSVLSLEEMIRIACEIEGHPDNVLPAFLGGFTVAMPYEGKMYYRKFSFFPNAEIVLCVPQYGLSTAAMRKLLPETYPRQQVVFNLSHLAYLLGSLFEGDFDGFLLALEDYLHQPYRGKAIKGFFEVKEYVQRMGLGNAAISGSGPTVVLFLRRPLAEEEVGEIQTLFHAQGGGEVVLKRVQWVERGAVVKLL
- a CDS encoding aspartate kinase; this translates as MSVIVQKYGGSSVADLDKIHFVAEKVKKYWQAGHKLVVVVSAMGKTTDTLLSMAHSICSSPPERELDMLLATGEQVSVALLCMALFARGVRAISLTGGQAGIITTGMHTKAKIVHIEVSRILKYLEEGQVVVVAGFQGKTANEDITTLGRGGSDTTACALAAALGADFCEIYTDVNGVYTADPRVVPEARKIPSISYDEMSEMANLGAKVLQLRAVDFSQRYGVRVHVRSTFCEDEGTWVEEVEVMEDVKVKAVTHTKEVMKVVLLGVPNQPGVAASIFKVLADFSVFIDMIIQSEGRGVEKDVAFVVAKEDEGKARRAVAHLGEMISFREAKFDDSMGKISIVGAGIASDPRIAYRMFSALARTGANIDMISTSNLRISCLIPRDRVEEAVRVLHEEFIGEGEVILNGES